A window from SAR324 cluster bacterium encodes these proteins:
- a CDS encoding Rpn family recombination-promoting nuclease/putative transposase, with translation MILNRVQTMKLKHHIDPTIDCVFKAILGDPKHQNILTHFLNSILKPQSPLHSVEILNPYNDKEFVGDKQTIVDVKARDEDGKTYQIEIQLTLSPALSARILYNWSVLYKSLIHSGEDFPQLKPVISIWLLTSSLLENSTEFHHHFELWDVKHQLRLIDHCSIHLIELSKWKNTITLPLDAEQAWLYFFDSAKNWDELPPELQNIDALRSAMEVLQRFSEQERDYLLYEARLDAIRDERARNKLYETTAKQLAEALQRETLAHEREALAQKREEEAQKREEEAQKREEEERKQKEHFLELLKKAGIDPTQ, from the coding sequence ATGATCCTCAACCGTGTCCAGACTATGAAACTCAAGCACCATATTGATCCAACTATTGACTGCGTGTTTAAGGCAATTTTGGGAGATCCAAAACATCAGAATATACTTACCCACTTCCTCAACAGCATTCTCAAACCGCAATCGCCTCTCCATAGTGTGGAAATCCTGAATCCCTATAACGATAAAGAGTTTGTCGGAGATAAACAGACCATTGTGGATGTCAAGGCACGCGATGAAGACGGCAAAACCTATCAGATTGAAATTCAATTGACCCTCTCTCCAGCCTTGTCAGCACGGATTCTTTACAACTGGAGTGTTCTCTACAAATCCCTGATCCACAGCGGGGAGGATTTCCCACAACTCAAACCTGTGATTTCCATCTGGTTGTTAACCAGTTCCCTGCTTGAAAATTCTACTGAATTCCATCATCATTTTGAATTATGGGATGTCAAGCATCAACTTCGTCTTATTGATCATTGTTCTATCCATCTGATCGAACTTTCCAAATGGAAAAACACAATCACGCTCCCATTGGATGCGGAACAGGCATGGTTGTATTTTTTTGATTCCGCTAAAAACTGGGATGAATTGCCTCCTGAATTACAAAACATCGATGCACTGAGGTCTGCTATGGAAGTATTACAACGATTTTCGGAACAGGAACGGGATTATTTGCTCTACGAAGCACGCCTTGACGCAATAAGAGATGAACGTGCCCGTAACAAGCTTTATGAAACGACCGCGAAACAACTGGCAGAAGCCCTTCAACGGGAGACCCTGGCTCATGAGCGAGAAGCTCTGGCTCAAAAACGAGAAGAAGAAGCTCAAAAACGAGAAGAAGAAGCTCAAAAACGAGAAGAAGAAGAACGAAAACAAAAAGAGCACTTCCTGGAACTTCTCAAAAAAGCAGGCATTGATCCCACACAATAA